The Moorena producens PAL-8-15-08-1 genomic interval CAATTAAGGTAACTTATCTACCCCTTAATTTACTAATGAATAACGTTGTTGTCCCAACCTAACAACTTTCAAATGAGTTTTTCACCCTGAATAAACCTTTGGTTACAGCAACAGCTCATTCTCAAGCGTTGCTTAATGATGGTATAATTAAGCTCTTCTAGAACCCCACGTTTTTTTGGAAAAAAACTCTCAAAGTTCCCCAGAATTGGGGAAGCACCGGGGTGGATCTAGAGGCTGATGTAGAGGCTGATGCTTTCAATCATTAATCCTTAATTTCAGCAGCACCAATTCTTAGGGTACACCCTAATCAATGGGGCTATTAGGGTTTTAAATGAGATGTAAACAAAAGATGATGGATCAAGGAAACTTCCGATCAAGGACCAGCTAAGACTAGGAAAGAGATTCGAGGATTTTTTGATGTAGGCTAAATGAGCCTAAGTTTTGATGACCTATTTATAAACGCTATATTATTACTGAATTCTGGATCGTGCCTACTGCTCAACACCTGTGAATTCATTACATCGAACTGAGGCGAGAACAAATCCGTAGCCCAAGGGTATCTTAGAGGAAGATAGGGACAAACACTAGAAACCTCATGGCATCTATTCCTAATCCAACTCTGGCAGCTGGTCTAGAAGCTCTGAAACAGGGCAATTACCAGGATGCGATCGCACACTTAGAAGGTGTCTGTGAGATGGAGTTGGATGACTCCATTGTGACGGAAGCCTCTCAATCCCTAGTCGAGGTTTATCCTAAGCATGGTCAGCCAGAAAAAGCGATCGCACTTTGCCAACACCTGAGGGAACACCCTGACCCCCAGATACAGGAATGGGCAGCTAAAACCCAGGCTGAATTAATTACCAAGTATCCCGTTGCTGCTAAGTCCCCTGCTGATGCCACAGGGTTTACTCCCCTAGAGGATAAGGCGTCTAGCCCACTGAAACTGAGCCGTAAACCACACCAGACTGCTTCATCCTCTTCCCTATTACCAGTTCCCTACTCTCCCCCGGATATTCCCACCCTCTACACTCCTCGTCCTCGATGGCGCAACTGTGGACGAGCAGAGCATTGGCATCCCCTGAAATCTCCCAAGATGGAACGGTTGTGGTTAGTGGCAATCACGGTTGCGATCGCATTTTTCTGGCTACTGCGCGTCCTAGTTGAATTCGCCATGGAAACCATCAATTCCATCTTGGTAGAGTTACCGTGGTTCCAACCGTTCCAATTGTTATACCGTGACCCAACTCTAGCCCTAGGAATTACCTTAGCAATCCTATTTATCCTATCGCCCTGGTTAATGGATAGATTGCTAAAACAGTTTCATGGTCTTGAACCCCTATCCCTAACTCAACTAGCTTCCCGCCATCCAGAATCCGCTAAAGTCATCCAAAAGGTTTGCCGCAAACGACGTCTGCCCTTACCGAGCTTAAAAGTTTTACCCACAGACGCCACCGTAGCCCTGACCTATGGTAACTTACCTCGCACTGCTCGCATTGTAGTTAGTCAGGGATTATTAGACCAGCTCAAAGATGATGAAATTGCCAACATCTACGCTGGTCAACTAGGACATATTATCAATCGGGATTTCATGTTGATGTCCCTAGGGGTACTAATTATTCAAATCCCTTACACCATCTATTGGCAAATCCCTCAGTGGGCAGAGAAGCTAAAGGAATTACTGCTAGTTAAATTACCTGGTGCTAGGGGATGGTTAAGCGCAATTCTTTTAGGAATTACCGGTACTGTTGCTTGCGTCAGTTACAGCATTTACTGGGTATTGAGCTTACCCCTGCTATGGTTATCTAGAGCTAGAGTTTACTATAGCGATCGCATCGCCATCTCAATCACTGGTAATCCCAATGGCTTGACCCGCGCCTTACTAAAAATTGCCCTAGGGATAAGCGAAGACATCCAAATTTCCGGCCAAACCAGTGGGCTATTAGAAAGCTTTGATGTCTTACTGCCCGTCGGTTATCAGCAAGCCATAGTTATCGGCAGTTTTTCCCCCACCACCCCCTTTGAAGACATCTTAAAATGGGACTGTACTAATCCCTACCGCTACTGGTTAATCATCAACTCTGCCCATCCCCTACTGGGAGAACGTTTACATTTACCGAAGCGCTACGCCCACTTTCTCAAGCTTCATGCCGAACTAGAGTTACCCGCTTTAATTCCTGCCAGTCGCAATCGAGCTGAATTTTTCTCTAAACTCAGCAACAGTTACAAAGCCTTACCCCTGCTACAAAGTACCCTAATTTTTGGCGTAATAATGGGGGCAGGCCTAAGAGGGATACTTTGGATAATTGGTAAAGTATCTGACCTGCTCGACATTTGGCAGCTAATTTGGCTACATAACGCCAATTCCTTTATCGATGCTTGTATCTTAATTGCCTTTAGTATCAGTGTCTTTCTCTGGATTAATAATTACTTTCCCGACCTCAAACCTACCAATATTGGTACTGACCCCGACTTAGGAGATTATTTCGCTACTAACGCTACTCTACCTCCCGATAGTCGTCCTGTTCTCTTAAGCGGAAAACTATTAGGACGTTCGGGATTACGCAATTGGCTCGGACAAGATTTAATATTACAAACCTCTACAGGTTTAGTCAGACTAAATTACTGTTCCTATCTCGGACCACTAGGTAATATCCTACCTCAACCCACCCGTGTTAGTAATTTAGTTAACCAGACCGTGATTGTCACCGGTTGGTTTCGCCGGGGTGTTAATCCCTGGATTGATATTGAAACCATCAGTATCGAAGAAGATAAAGCAATTCGCAGTTACTATCCCATTTGGATTACCATCCTCGCCACAGTAGCAGCCCTATCCGGCGCTTATCTGATTTTCCAAGTCGGAGCCTGAAATTATTACGAGGGAATCGGGAATCGGGAATCGGGAATCGGGAAGTTGATGTAGGGTGGGCAGTGGGCAGATGTAGGGTGGGCAGTGCATCAGACAGGATCAATTACTGGGATGATAATTTCTAAACACTGCCCACCATCGGATGGGGTTGGCAGTAGATGTAGGGTCGGCAGTAGATGTAGGGTGGGCAGTGCATGAGACCGGATCAATCACTGGGATCATAGTTGCTAGACACTGCCCACCATCAGAATAGTGAAGCAGATGTAGGGTGGGCAGTGCATCAGACAGGATCAATCACTGGGATGATAGTTTCTAGACACTGCCCACCATCGGATGGGGTCGGCAGTAGATGTAGAGTCGGCAGTAGATGTAGGATCGGCAGTGCATGAGACCGGATCAATCACTGGGATCATAGTTGCTAGACACTGCCCACCATCAGAATAGTGAAGCAGACCGGATCAATCACTGCCGACCATAGTTGATGTAGGGTGGGCAGGGTCGCAGAACGGATCAATCACTGGGATGATAGTTGCTAGAGAATGTTTCTAGTTCATGTATTCACAACCCAAATCCAAACACTATAGTATGAAAAAACTGTCTCTAATTTTACCATTAGCTATCTTAACTTTTGGATGTATAGTTGTTAACAGCCAAGAAACATCATCACCCAATAGTTACACTCAATCGGTTACCAGTGAAGTGTTAGGTAGTGGTTATCCGACTCAAGAAAAAAAGGAAATTCTGCAACTTATTCGCCATACCATCAAACCCAGAACAAAACTCCCTACTCATATTCATACGGGAATGCAAATTGGACTAATAGAGGCTGGCACGTTAACGTTTACTGTTGTGAAAGGAGAGGCTAAAGTAAGGAAAGCTAATGGCACAGAATTAATTCTGCAAGCAGGGCAAACTACAGAACTAACCGTTGGAGATTCTCTAGTTGAATCTAGCGGAATGGTTCATTATGGTGAAAACAAAACCAACAAGCCAGTTATTATTTTGTCCGCTTTTCTATTTGATGTTGAGGAACCAAAAACTATTTTAATCGATCCAGAAAAGTGAATAGTAAAGTGTCAGCGGTCAGCGGTCAGTAGTCAGCGCTCAGCGGTCAGCCGTTGGCCTTGCTCGGAAGCTCCCGACTCCCGACTCCCGACTCCCGACTCCCGACTCCCGACTCCCGACTCCCGACTCCCGACTCCCGACTCCCGACTCCCGACTCCCGACTCCCGAAAAAAACATTAAGAAATGTTGCGTTATCTGTAAATATTCGTTACATTTGTTTACATAACTGATTACCCGAGGACCGCTACGTCCTTAAGACCTTGAGCTCACAGCCAGGGATAAAGGCACACTGTAAGCGTATTGGCCCTAGGTTTTCTCCTCCCAACACAGCAAGTATCACCAGCCCCTCTCAATGGCTGGTTTTTTTATATCTACAAATTTTCCATTGCTTGAGGTACTTTCTTTCTGGGTTTTTAGGGAGCAGGGAGCAGGGAGTAGGGAGTAGGGGAGTAGGATAAAGAGTGTTTTAAGTGTTTTAAGAGTGTGATAACTATCGCCACTATCGCGATCTGTTCCCTGTTCCCTGTTCCCTGTTCCCTGTTCCCTGCTCCCTGTTCTCTGTTCCCTGTTCCCTGCTCCCTGCTCCCTGCTCCCTGCTCCCTGCTCTTAACAAATTTGTTACAAAAGTTTTTAAAATATGTTATAATGGTATAATTTTTATGTTATAATAAAATTGCCCCAGACGTTAAACGTTCAACGGGAAGAGCCAGCCTGAAGATATTCCAGGCTGAAGGCTGGCTCTAGGACCCCTTATAACAGGAGATACATTAGATTATGTCCTATGCTGAACGCCTACATCCATGGGTGGTGGTGCGCCTATTGCCCAAGATGCAACGAGTGATTGTAGCTCGGTTCCGTAAGCGATCCGATGCGGAGGGTCATATGCAGGCTCTGAAACGGCTAATGCCCGATGCTCAATTTGTGATTATATTTGATATCGGCGAGCCGATCACTGAAGAAGATTCTTAAGATTATAGGGAGTAGGGAATCGGGAGTCGGGAGTCGGGAGTCGGGAGTCGGGAGTCAGATCAGGGTTCCCTCTTGCCTTTTGCCTTTTGCCTTTTGCCTCTTGCCTCTCCCCAAAGAGATTATTCACGAATAAACTACCATAGCAATATATCCAGAGTACAAACAAGATACTACCACCATGCCGCGACTGAATCTGATCGCTTCTGATCAAGCTTCTGGAAATCAACAGGCTGCACCTATCGAAAGCCGTGATCACTTCGATGGGAATGGGAAAACAAATCAGCCTCAATCTCAGCAGTTAGAGCCCATGACCGGGGTGACATCAAACCAAATTGAGCTGGATTTGGAAGCAGTGAATCAGCAACTTGCTGAGGCTAGCCCTACCAAAATCGTAGAATGGGCAGCTGAAACTTTTGGTGATGGCTTAGTGATGAGTAGCAGCTTTGGGATCCAGTCAGCGGTCATGCTGCACTTGGTCACTACTGTCGTTCCAGATATACCAGTAATTTGGATAGATACGGGCTACCTACCGGTGAAAACCTATCGATTTGCCGAGGAGTTGATCGAACGGCTCAAGTTGAATGTAAAAGTGTACCAGTCTGCCATGAGTCCAGCACGGATGGAAGCCTTGTATGACAGACTCTGGGAAAAAAATGATGTGGAATCCCTCAACCGCTACGACCAGATCCGCAAGGTGGAACCGATGCAGCGCGCTTTGCGGGAACTAAACGCAACGGGATGGTTAGCAGGATTGCGCAAGCAACAAACTGACCATCGCAAGACTATGGGCTGGGTTAACAAGCAGGCAGAGCAGTATAAGATTTTGCCAATTCTTAACTGGCACTCTAGGGATATCTATCAGTATCTCACAGCTCATGATTTACCCTATCATCCTATGTTTGATGAGGGTTATACAACCGTCGGTGATTGGCATTCCAGCCGACCTTTATCCTTTGATGATCAGGATGAACGGGATACCCGTTTTCATGGCCTTAAGCAAGAGTGTGGTATACACTTGCCTGAAACTCCTGGTGAAGCGGCAAGTCTTGATTCTAGCTCGCTTTAATTTTAATAGGGAGTAGGGAGTAGGGAGTAGGGAGTACGGAGTAGGGAGTAGAGGACTACAATGCGATCGCTTACTATTCCGATAATGCTTCTACAATTGGTGGAACAGGCATCTTGCCTGTTTCCTGCTATCTAGAAATAATGCGATCGCATACTAGTTCAATAGTGCCTCTACAACTAATTGGTGGAACTGGCATCTTGCTAGAACAGGCATCAAGCCAGTTTGCTACAGTCTAGAAATAATGCGATCGCATACTATTCCGATAGTGGCTCTACAACTAATTGCTAGAACAGGCATCTTGCCAGTTTGCTACTATCACAGATGTGTATCCTTACTGTTCCGATAGTGCTTCTACAACTGGTGGAACTGGCATCAAGCCAGTTTGCTAATATCACAGATGCGATTGGCCATAGGCCACGCTACGCGATTGACCTTTGGTCACGCTACGCGAACGCATTCTATTCCGATAGTGCCCTGCTCCCTCTTCTCTGCTCCCTGCTCCCTGCTCCCTGCTCCCTCTAAGCAAATAACCTCCAACCCGATTAAACCCTAAGATGGTCACTTGGGATCCCTATCTAGCATCAATCCGTAACACCTACGCCCAAAGGTGGCAAGTTTATACCCTAAGCGATGTCGAAGACCGCAAGCGCAAGCAGCAGCAACCGACCCCGATGCTGTTCAA includes:
- a CDS encoding phosphoadenylyl-sulfate reductase → MTGVTSNQIELDLEAVNQQLAEASPTKIVEWAAETFGDGLVMSSSFGIQSAVMLHLVTTVVPDIPVIWIDTGYLPVKTYRFAEELIERLKLNVKVYQSAMSPARMEALYDRLWEKNDVESLNRYDQIRKVEPMQRALRELNATGWLAGLRKQQTDHRKTMGWVNKQAEQYKILPILNWHSRDIYQYLTAHDLPYHPMFDEGYTTVGDWHSSRPLSFDDQDERDTRFHGLKQECGIHLPETPGEAASLDSSSL
- a CDS encoding zinc metalloprotease HtpX — translated: MASIPNPTLAAGLEALKQGNYQDAIAHLEGVCEMELDDSIVTEASQSLVEVYPKHGQPEKAIALCQHLREHPDPQIQEWAAKTQAELITKYPVAAKSPADATGFTPLEDKASSPLKLSRKPHQTASSSSLLPVPYSPPDIPTLYTPRPRWRNCGRAEHWHPLKSPKMERLWLVAITVAIAFFWLLRVLVEFAMETINSILVELPWFQPFQLLYRDPTLALGITLAILFILSPWLMDRLLKQFHGLEPLSLTQLASRHPESAKVIQKVCRKRRLPLPSLKVLPTDATVALTYGNLPRTARIVVSQGLLDQLKDDEIANIYAGQLGHIINRDFMLMSLGVLIIQIPYTIYWQIPQWAEKLKELLLVKLPGARGWLSAILLGITGTVACVSYSIYWVLSLPLLWLSRARVYYSDRIAISITGNPNGLTRALLKIALGISEDIQISGQTSGLLESFDVLLPVGYQQAIVIGSFSPTTPFEDILKWDCTNPYRYWLIINSAHPLLGERLHLPKRYAHFLKLHAELELPALIPASRNRAEFFSKLSNSYKALPLLQSTLIFGVIMGAGLRGILWIIGKVSDLLDIWQLIWLHNANSFIDACILIAFSISVFLWINNYFPDLKPTNIGTDPDLGDYFATNATLPPDSRPVLLSGKLLGRSGLRNWLGQDLILQTSTGLVRLNYCSYLGPLGNILPQPTRVSNLVNQTVIVTGWFRRGVNPWIDIETISIEEDKAIRSYYPIWITILATVAALSGAYLIFQVGA
- a CDS encoding cupin domain-containing protein, which encodes MKKLSLILPLAILTFGCIVVNSQETSSPNSYTQSVTSEVLGSGYPTQEKKEILQLIRHTIKPRTKLPTHIHTGMQIGLIEAGTLTFTVVKGEAKVRKANGTELILQAGQTTELTVGDSLVESSGMVHYGENKTNKPVIILSAFLFDVEEPKTILIDPEK